The Morococcus cerebrosus sequence TTAGATATAGTTGTTAGAGATACTCCTATTGATAAAATTCCATTGTATATTTTTGATTTGATTGATTTTGATAAGAGTATAGGGGAAATTTATGATTTAATTGGAGTCGTTAATTATGGTTACATTTCAAATGATCAAAAAAATGCATTAACGGGCATTGCCTTCTTAAGGGATATAGATGTCTATGATTCTCCCGTCTCAAAAGAAAAAGCATTAAAATCCTTAAAAAAACATCCTGAAATTTATCAGAGGTTTCAGTATTTCTTTCCATTTGTAGAACTGCCTCCGCCTTAAGTAATCAAAATGCTGCCTTTAACATAGAACAATTAAGGGCAATCGAAAAAGGCAAAGCCAAAATTCCCAACTATACTTGGCATCATCATCAAGATACAGGAAAGATGCAGCTTGTGCCTGAATGGGAACATTCTAAAACCGGTCACATAGGAGGTGAGGCAATGGGGAAAGATAAATGATTATGTGGAAAATTTATAAAGAAAATAGCACTGACTTAAATTTTGCCCTAGGTAGTATATATTGCCAAGCAATCAATATTACCGAATTTAAAATGTGGGTTGAAAAAATCATAAGGGAAATGGATTTAGATGAAATTCCAAATTATTTTTTTGATTTAATAGATTTACAATCACTATTCCATCTGATTGATATTATAGGATTTGTTCCCGAAAATAACTTATCAAAAAATCAGGATAATGCATTGACCGGCATTGCTTTTTTAAGAGAGATAGATGTCTATGATCCGCCTATCTCAAAAGAAAAAGCATTAAAAGCCTTAAAAAAACATCCTGAAATTTATCAGAGGTTTCAGCATTTCTTTCCATTTGTAGAACTGCCCCCGCTTTAAACAGTCAAAATGCCGTCTGAAACGATATTTGCTTTTCAGACGGCATTTTTGATACAAAGCGGGTAACTAAAAGAGCGTTTGACGACAAAGGAAAATCTAAAATACCAAATTACACTTGGCATCATTATCAAGATACAGGAAGGATGCAAT is a genomic window containing:
- a CDS encoding HNH endonuclease: MCRTASALSNQNAAFNIEQLRAIEKGKAKIPNYTWHHHQDTGKMQLVPEWEHSKTGHIGGEAMGKDK